In Etheostoma cragini isolate CJK2018 chromosome 15, CSU_Ecrag_1.0, whole genome shotgun sequence, the DNA window AAAGCATGCAAAACTAATGGTTGGTTTATTTTACTTGGCGAACGAGAACTGATATTGAGAAGAGATGAAAGGAgggagacagaagagagagtTGGATATGACTTGTAAGCTATGATCTTCGGCCAAATTTCACTTTGCGGAAGGGCTGCAGTCAGTCGGGGCAGACAAGCTTCCAGAAAAGGATGGATTTGGGGGGAAGTTATGGTAAACGATGCATCCACTCAGTCACACAGTGACTCAGCACTTTCAAATAACTGTGTCTGTGCTGTAAAAGGCCTCAAAGCAGACAGTCATTACCAGAGTTTACCAGATGTGTACATTTACTTCAGAGTAGCTGTGAAAATGGAAACCTCAAAACAATATGCAATAAGTGGAACTTAAAAATTGGTTTTAAAAGCAGCTTAAAAACCCAGTTCCTGTATGATCCGTGTCCTACCTGAGGAGGAGGTGGTTTCATGGTCACTGTAGGCCTCCTTTCCATCCTCAGCAGATGCAGACGGTCCAGGAAAGCTGGAGCAGGTGGGACGCTGCTGCCTTCGGCGCCTCCGAGACCTCTGTGACCGTAACATATTCTGATCCACAAATTCTTTAGCCCCTTTCTTCAGAAGAAGACAGGGAATGGGGAAAACAGTAATCAACCAGCAATTACTACATAATGCATGAATAGGTTCAATCATTTTGCGCTTGGCAAACCTGTAACAGGAAGCAGTCTACACCACATGGTTCAGTCTCAATGCGGATCTCCTTACTCTTCCTCTTGTAAACATTGGGTGTAGCATGGAAAGCtttgtgaaaagaaacaaacatatttttactcTCTATTGTACATCAAGTACAGTAGTTAGCAACTGTAAGCACTAAGTaaagagaacatgttttatttatttatcacaatCTCACTGGGAGTCAACAAACCTAAAATCATATAAACCTacagaagaaataataaaaataaaaaatcaagcCATTACGGTGGAGGAAACAGTCATATTTGAAGCAACGTCTGCAGAAGAGCGTGTGGAAGGAGTGTAACGACTGTTCCCGCTGTACAGACTTAGCAAAGGGTCCGTCCAGGTTGGGGGTGCAGTGTGGGGGCAGCTTGACCGGACTGGGGGGCTCTAGGAGGTCCTTGTACCTGTTGAAGTGACAGGGAGAGTTTTTTTGGTAGTATtatttcagctgtgtttagtttttttttttcaacagtgtTAACATGCTTATTCAGAGTTGGGGCTGGCTGAAGTTGTAGATGTTTCTTTCTAAGCAAAGCTCTTTCAGATGCTGATGCAACTGCTCCTTTGAGCCAGAGAGCCTAAGAGGGAGACACCATTATTACTTTTCGTCTTGACAGCTTGCGTCTCCATGGTGAACACTAAGCAACGGCATGTTCAGCATTGTGCACATAGATTCCAAGTTTCACTGCACTTCTCTTACTTTTCCTTCAGCTCCTCCATGGTGCCCTTGTAAGGGAACATTGAGGCAATGGCTGTGAATATGTTATCGTTGGGGACCTTCTTGCTGCTGGACAAGTCCCTCACTttgggagacagaaagagagtttGTTATACAAATATCCCCAGTTTCCACACATCAGGTTTTGATACAGATTCACAAACAAAGCTTATGCAATATGTTCATTTGATCATTTTGCAATGGTACAAATATTTTCCCAAGGCTCAAGGCCAGTtagaaaaaacatgttctgaAAATGTTTCAGGGAAAATCATGatctaaaacaaacaatgtagttttcattttcatgaaCCCTTTATTCATTGATGGGTTTGTCAACCAATACCTGAAAGACTGTGTGGCCAGGTGTGCTTCCATTTCACTATCACTAATTGTGTATACTGCCTAGTTTCCCATAACGCTTGGTGGAAAAGGTCATTTAGTTCTGTAATTAGAGCCAAGCCATATCAGTGTCATTGACAAACAGGTTCCCTCACACACAGTACCCATGCAGGGGTCACAGGGGCCGCTTTAAAGTAAACAATGCCCGTGCACAGGCTGCTGTTGCAGGGCGCCCTTGTGGTAGCTGTACAGTGTAATGAGAGGAACAGTACCAGCCTTGTTCATGCTGCAGTCCTCTTGTTCTCTCACAGGACAAAGTCTGAACGCACAAATGCACAGCCGAAGACTTGATGCTCACCCTCCGTagtgctcctcctcttcctcctgatGGATGCCACAGTACCAGGTTTGGTCTCTTCTGAACCCTCCACTGAGCTCCTCATCACTCTCTCGTCCTCCTTCTTTCCCATGACGTCCGCCATCGTCCCTGTCACCGCTGTCACCgctgcttcttcctcttcctcttcctcgtGGTCAGAGTACTGGCTCAGGGCTTCCACTAGCTCTTTAAAGACTTCGTCACTGATAACCCCCCCCTCTGGGACACAATTAACATGTCAGAATATCATACAATAACATCAGCTGCATTATCAGAATATAATACACCAAAGGCCCAAGTGAATTTCACAGTTATATAAAGTATGAGAAGCGTAGATTATGCAGACATCTTAATAGGACAGAGCATTAAACACACACCTCTGTCACCATGGACACCATCATAGTTGTCGATGAGTTCCTCCAGGAAGGCCTCGTCCTGTTCCAGCACCTCGTCGCCCATGTAGGGGATGTTGTGAAGGAACGTCTCGTCCTCAACCTAAGAAACAAAAACTCCTTTCAAGACAGGTATTCGACCAGTTGATGGTGCACGTCAACCCACCACCTGTGATGCTTTTGAGGAACTAAAACCAAAAACGTGAAAataacaaacaagcaaaaaatgtccaaatggTCCTGCCTCTGGGCATTTAACAATGGAACAAAGGTGCACACGTGGACTGGAAATACAGAAATGGAAACCAAGTAAGTttgcaagagaaagaaaacttttattttggagCGCAGGGTGCTTTCAGATTGATAACGTGTTCTTGAATTTCTCCAAAATGttctatttatttaatcaaCTCAGAATCATGCTATTCCCATTGAACACATGGAACTCTTTATAACTGGAACCAGGTGAATGAGGAAATTATATTTAATGGGCTCTGCACCTTTAATAACACTGTAATTAAATCACCAACAATAAAATGTGGTTCATGTCATACCATGAAGTTGTTCTGCAGAGGCGACCAGGAGTACATGAAGGGGATTCCTGTCACCGTTGATAAGGGTCTCATGGCAATGGCTTGAGCTTTGAATTCTGGGAAGCCAAACTCCACTGTACACATCTGTAAGAGAACCAGCGGTGGGTTGGGGTTGACAAGACAACGGAACAGTCCCAAGCATCATTGGACAATGTTATATAATCAAATGAACATGCTCCTTGACCCCCAACAGGGAATATAAACcaagaaaacacaataaaacgGACCCTGACAGCACGTGGGAAGAGAAAATGCTGTCATGCCCTCAAGGTATTTGTATCATGAGCTCCCATGGGCCCAGAGACCATTTTTAGGCTATATGATCCTTGTTTTGTCCAGCTTTGTCCAAAGATATTTTAGGAGCACCCGACAACCAGGTGGGAATCAGAGCAGAACCTTGGTGCTGGTGTAGAGGATGCAACATGATGGAGAGATGAGTTTTCTCACTAAACATTCCCACTATAGTACCAAATTGGATTTCAAATTAAGCCGGAGCAGCCTGGGCAGGGATAGGAACACAGGACAGAATACCCCAGGCAGGGGTAGTATGTTAAGTAATGtgttacaataaaacacacacacacacacacacacacctttttgttGCCCTGAGCTCCACCAGACGTTGACAGAGGGATGGACTGAACTCTGAGCTTGGACCACTCTGCATTCAGGAGATTTGTCTGCTGTTCAATCTTTTGCCTGTTGGACATGAACAGGGTCTGGAATCAAGCAGAAGACAGAGCATGTCACACATACtgcaagacacacacagtgagtgcTGCATGTAGAACACACACCTGCTGCAAGTCCCCCACACCATGCATACAGCACATACATAGGCATaaattgatatattttttaGCAGAACTGTCAATAGTTTTGTTGACCCACCTTGACCTCTTCTACTTTTTTAAGGCGTTTTAATTGGCGAAGGCGCATATACTCAGACTTGACCCTCCGTCTCCACTCTAGCAGGCTGCGGGAGGGCACAAAGGGGGGAAGCTGAGGTCTCGGGGTTGGTGGGGCAGCACCGTTGCCAGAGgctggagctgcagcagctgtttcCTCCATGACtctttaaaaacacagcaatacGATGTGGCTCAGAACAGGCTAGATTATACTGTCACCTTAAGCCTTTAGATCTCAAAAGGtgtttaaaaaggtaaaaggaATATTGAATTTTGGACAAGGATTTTTTGTAATGAATTTGACTGAGTCTATGGGACTCACTCAATAATAAGTTTATAGTGCCATTTATCAGTCTCCAGCACCTATTAAATCACAATAATTCACCGAATAGGTATTGGTATAATAAGCTATGAATCGCTTTCTGTCATTTATGTTAAACTACTAACTATGCATTCCTCCCTTTGCCCATGACAAACATTAAACTTCCCCTTTCACTCACCCTTTCTCTTTCTGAAAGGGTGCCCTCTTCTGTTggcaaaacaaaactgacatttactGTAAAGAAATGCCTTTCACACTGGTGCTTTAAACTGCTTAGTGCAAGACTGCCgttgcttcttttttaatcatGGATGGCAACTGAccaaataataaacataatcgTTTGCATGCAAATATGTCTCTAATAATTTAACAGCACGGGTAATACACATTGCTGAGGAGTGGGCGTGCCTCTTCAGAAAAACAATATGAAGCGGAGCAGAAAAGTGCGTAGTACAGTTTTTCTGTGCTTCATAATCCCCTGAGTGAACATCAACTTCCCTATCTGAGATAAAACAGAATCAAAAATAAGTACAACGATAAAACTGAGCTCGGGAAACTGCTACAGtgcatttttttctggtttatgAATCGTGCACATTTCAGCCACAGCTATGAAGTGCGCTGCGTCCTACGGCTGCAACCCCGATGAGACGGAGCCACACACTatctatttaaatgttttaacactttaaagacGTGTGCGCACTGCGAGCACTACAATGACAGCACGCTATTCCAGCGGACGCGTGTGCACGTCTCCCGCTATATCCAGTGTCGCAGTTATTAAATACCTTCAAATCCACGGCGTGCGTCCTATTTGTTGCGAAGAAAAGGCAACACGAAgtcccttttttatgtttttgttttttacagctgAGAGATCCGGAGCAATTGACGGCTGTCTTTGCTATGGATCTGACGCAGATCTGGTCTCCGCAAGGCGAGGGGATCTCAGAGAAATCCCTACGTTATCCATGGGCATGGTGctgctggttgttgttgttgtcttagCTTACAAATAGCTGCGCACTTGGCTTTGTCGAACCAACCCAAGCAGGAATGTGACGTCTTATGATCACTGCCTTTCCTACAAGATGAGACTGTATTACTATTCTGCGTCCTGGGAATAAAAAGTAGCGTGGAGCAGCAGCCACAGCACAGCCATttacaacacgcacacacaggaaCTGATGCAACTGTCCAGTCAAGAGTGCTAGATCGCCATCTAAATGCGTGAGGGCACGACGCTCTCTGGGTTTGATCGGCGTAATATTGCAacgttttaaataaagaaacgA includes these proteins:
- the ezh1 gene encoding histone-lysine N-methyltransferase EZH1 isoform X4; amino-acid sequence: MEETAAAAPASGNGAAPPTPRPQLPPFVPSRSLLEWRRRVKSEYMRLRQLKRLKKVEEVKTLFMSNRQKIEQQTNLLNAEWSKLRVQSIPLSTSGGAQGNKKMCTVEFGFPEFKAQAIAMRPLSTVTGIPFMYSWSPLQNNFMVEDETFLHNIPYMGDEVLEQDEAFLEELIDNYDGVHGDREGGVISDEVFKELVEALSQYSDHEEEEEEEAAVTAVTGTMADVMGKKEDERVMRSSVEGSEETKPGTVASIRRKRRSTTEVRDLSSSKKVPNDNIFTAIASMFPYKGTMEELKEKYKDLLEPPSPVKLPPHCTPNLDGPFAKSVQREQSLHSFHTLFCRRCFKYDCFLHPFHATPNVYKRKSKEIRIETEPCGVDCFLLQKGAKEFVDQNMLRSQRSRRRRRQQRPTCSSFPGPSASAEDGKEAYSDHETTSSSEGNSRCQTPTKMRLRDDEGEQQAGCVVQWSGAEESLFRVLHGTYFNNFCSIARLIGTKNCKEVYEFAVKEVLNHRVPLVDGGVAPQKKKRKHRLWAKIQLKKDNLSNQVYNYQPCDHPDHPCDSSCPCVMTQNFCEKFCQCAHECQNRFPGCRCKTQCNTKQCPCYLAVRECDPDLCMTCGTADHWDNKAISCKNCSIQRGLKKHLLLAPSDVAGWGTFIKESVQKNEFISEYCGEASQSS
- the ezh1 gene encoding histone-lysine N-methyltransferase EZH1 isoform X3, coding for MEETAAAAPASGNGAAPPTPRPQLPPFVPSRSLLEWRRRVKSEYMRLRQLKRLKKVEEVKTLFMSNRQKIEQQTNLLNAEWSKLRVQSIPLSTSGGAQGNKKMCTVEFGFPEFKAQAIAMRPLSTVTGIPFMYSWSPLQNNFMVEDETFLHNIPYMGDEVLEQDEAFLEELIDNYDGVHGDREGGVISDEVFKELVEALSQYSDHEEEEEEEAAVTAVTGTMADVMGKKEDERVMRSSVEGSEETKPGTVASIRRKRRSTTEVRDLSSSKKVPNDNIFTAIASMFPYKGTMEELKEKYKDLLEPPSPVKLPPHCTPNLDGPFAKSVQREQSLHSFHTLFCRRCFKYDCFLHPFHATPNVYKRKSKEIRIETEPCGVDCFLLQKGAKEFVDQNMLRSQRSRRRRRQQRPTCSSFPGPSASAEDGKEAYSDHETTSSSEGNSRCQTPTKMRLRDDEGEQQAGCVVQWSGAEESLFRVLHGTYFNNFCSIARLIGTKNCKEVYEFAVKEVLNHRVPLVDGGVAPQKKKRKHRLWAKIQLKKDNLSNQVYNYQPCDHPDHPCDSSCPCVMTQNFCEKFCQCAHECQNRFPGCRCKTQCNTKQCPCYLAVRECDPDLCMTCGTADHWDNKAISCKNCSIQRGLKKHLLLAPSDVAGWGTFIKESVQKNEFISEYCGELISQDEADRRGRIYDKYMSSFLFNLNKDFVVDATRKGNKIRFANHSVNPNCYAKVVMVNGDHRIGIFAKRAILQGEELFFDYR
- the ezh1 gene encoding histone-lysine N-methyltransferase EZH1 isoform X1, with translation MEETAAAAPASGNGAAPPTPRPQLPPFVPSRSLLEWRRRVKSEYMRLRQLKRLKKVEEVKTLFMSNRQKIEQQTNLLNAEWSKLRVQSIPLSTSGGAQGNKKMCTVEFGFPEFKAQAIAMRPLSTVTGIPFMYSWSPLQNNFMVEDETFLHNIPYMGDEVLEQDEAFLEELIDNYDGVHGDREGGVISDEVFKELVEALSQYSDHEEEEEEEAAVTAVTGTMADVMGKKEDERVMRSSVEGSEETKPGTVASIRRKRRSTTEVRDLSSSKKVPNDNIFTAIASMFPYKGTMEELKEKYKDLLEPPSPVKLPPHCTPNLDGPFAKSVQREQSLHSFHTLFCRRCFKYDCFLHPFHATPNVYKRKSKEIRIETEPCGVDCFLLQKGAKEFVDQNMLRSQRSRRRRRQQRPTCSSFPGPSASAEDGKEAYSDHETTSSSEGNSRCQTPTKMRLRDDEGEQQAGCVVQWSGAEESLFRVLHGTYFNNFCSIARLIGTKNCKEVYEFAVKEVLNHRVPLVDGGVAPQKKKRKHRLWAKIQLKKDNLSNQVYNYQPCDHPDHPCDSSCPCVMTQNFCEKFCQCAHECQNRFPGCRCKTQCNTKQCPCYLAVRECDPDLCMTCGTADHWDNKAISCKNCSIQRGLKKHLLLAPSDVAGWGTFIKESVQKNEFISEYCGELISQDEADRRGRIYDKYMSSFLFNLNKDFVVDATRKGNKIRFANHSVNPNCYAKVVMVNGDHRIGIFAKRAILQGEELFFDYRYSQADALKYVGIERERHIADEFL
- the ezh1 gene encoding histone-lysine N-methyltransferase EZH1 isoform X2, which gives rise to MEETAAAAPASGNGAAPPTPRPQLPPFVPSRSLLEWRRRVKSEYMRLRQLKRLKKVEEVKTLFMSNRQKIEQQTNLLNAEWSKLRVQSIPLSTSGGAQGNKKMCTVEFGFPEFKAQAIAMRPLSTVTGIPFMYSWSPLQNNFMVEDETFLHNIPYMGDEVLEQDEAFLEELIDNYDGVHGDREGGVISDEVFKELVEALSQYSDHEEEEEEEAAVTAVTGTMADVMGKKEDERVMRSSVEGSEETKPGTVASIRRKRRSTTEVRDLSSSKKVPNDNIFTAIASMFPYKGTMEELKEKYKDLLEPPSPVKLPPHCTPNLDGPFAKSVQREQSLHSFHTLFCRRCFKYDCFLHPFHATPNVYKRKSKEIRIETEPCGVDCFLLQKGAKEFVDQNMLRSQRSRRRRRQQRPTCSSFPGPSASAEDGKEAYSDHETTSSSEGNSRCQTPTKMRLRDDEGEQQAGCVVQWSGAEESLFRVLHGTYFNNFCSIARLIGTKNCKEVYEFAVKEVLNHRVPLVDGGVAPQKKKRKHRLWAKIQLKKDNLSNQVYNYQPCDHPDHPCDSSCPCVMTQNFCEKFCQCAHECQNRFPGCRCKTQCNTKQCPCYLAVRECDPDLCMTCGTADHWDNKAISCKNCSIQRGLKKHLLLAPSDVAGWGTFIKESVQKNEFISEYCGELISQDEADRRGRIYDKYMSSFLFNLNKDFVVDATRKGNKIRFANHSVNPNCYAKVVMVNGDHRIGIFAKRAILQGEELFFDYRYSQADALKYVGIEREVDMS